Proteins encoded in a region of the Geobacillus genomosp. 3 genome:
- a CDS encoding CynX/NimT family MFS transporter, which produces MRQKTVAASTAASPMLMAAAVIALAANLRAPITTVGPLVPELQQELHLSHAAAGALTTIPLLAFALLAPAAAAFARRIGMERTLFYSLIVLLAGELIRPLAGSFWLFAGTALIGAAIAVNNVLMPAFVKDVFPKRVGFMTGIYTVTMNVSAAFASGLAVPLADGWGIGWEGALRFWALLALAAIIVWLPQIRRRKSAGAPSGSRRSSFWRSWLAWQVTLFMGLQSFFFYCVVTWLPELGQGKGMAADTAGWLLFFFQFAQLPMMFVSPMLAERMKDQRLLIGSSVLLKVAGTLALLAGQGWWLWVGAFLAGLGAGMSFSLAMMLFTLRTRRPLAAAQLSAMAQSVGYLLSAAGPLLFGVLYDTSGHFILSLVLLLAVCAGMMGFGLGAARDKYVEDEEAV; this is translated from the coding sequence ATGAGACAAAAAACTGTGGCGGCAAGTACGGCGGCTTCTCCGATGCTCATGGCGGCTGCGGTCATCGCTTTGGCCGCCAATTTGCGCGCACCGATCACAACGGTCGGCCCGCTCGTTCCTGAACTGCAGCAGGAGCTTCACCTCTCCCATGCCGCTGCCGGGGCGCTGACGACCATTCCGCTATTGGCGTTTGCCTTGTTGGCGCCGGCGGCCGCTGCTTTTGCCCGCCGGATCGGGATGGAGCGGACATTGTTTTATTCGCTCATCGTCTTGCTCGCTGGCGAACTCATCCGCCCGCTTGCAGGAAGTTTTTGGCTGTTTGCCGGTACAGCGCTGATCGGGGCGGCGATCGCTGTCAACAACGTCCTCATGCCGGCGTTCGTTAAAGATGTGTTTCCTAAACGGGTTGGCTTCATGACGGGCATTTATACGGTGACGATGAACGTCAGCGCCGCCTTCGCTTCCGGTCTTGCTGTTCCGCTTGCCGACGGGTGGGGGATCGGCTGGGAAGGAGCGCTCCGCTTTTGGGCGTTGCTTGCTTTGGCAGCGATTATTGTCTGGTTGCCGCAAATTCGTCGCCGGAAATCTGCCGGCGCTCCGTCAGGAAGCCGGCGCTCGTCATTTTGGCGGTCATGGCTTGCCTGGCAAGTGACACTGTTTATGGGGCTGCAATCATTTTTCTTTTACTGTGTCGTTACGTGGCTTCCGGAGCTTGGGCAAGGCAAAGGGATGGCAGCTGATACGGCCGGATGGCTGTTGTTTTTCTTCCAGTTTGCGCAGCTGCCGATGATGTTCGTCTCGCCGATGTTGGCCGAACGGATGAAAGATCAAAGACTGTTGATCGGCTCATCGGTACTGTTGAAAGTGGCGGGGACGCTCGCCTTGTTAGCCGGCCAAGGATGGTGGCTGTGGGTGGGAGCGTTTCTGGCCGGGCTCGGCGCTGGCATGTCATTTTCACTTGCCATGATGCTGTTTACGCTGCGTACGCGCCGCCCGTTGGCGGCCGCTCAGCTTTCCGCTATGGCCCAATCGGTCGGCTACTTGCTGTCAGCGGCCGGTCCGCTGCTGTTTGGCGTGCTGTACGATACGTCCGGTCATTTCATCCTTTCCCTCGTTTTGCTGTTGGCTGTCTGCGCGGGCATGATGGGGTTCGGTTTGGGGGCAGCAAGAGACAAGTATGTGGAGGATGAAGAAGCGGTTTAG